The following proteins come from a genomic window of Lujinxingia sediminis:
- a CDS encoding UvrD-helicase domain-containing protein, protein MATLFYEKPEAISHLQRGRHEVIEASAGTGKTYTIQHIVVDLLLRRKLSVQDVLIVTFTRAATGDLKKKVRETLQELTRAYATLEPGEVKTLRGGQLEEGAPADRTHVGAIDEEGFKRLRRALRTFDQASIYTIHGFCQRILVEHAFANKRLLEQEHVDGDRLINRAISEVLREDVPGNPELWKWVQTFLGAGKQIDDLRKALRIYVTTTGEYLPGFNRAIIEEERARLGQVFARTELDALYQCLVDAGTNKRTCTSVARTHLPHVLAGWEAMEGRLADALLEGIEGDFKKALEYLRKGNGCAALDVDPDLQQSILDFYALSKSVPSTEILAVQALGPVVKDRVEAIKQAEGVYTYDDMLTLVRDTLAKDGEEGELLKVLRGRFKVALIDEFQDTDQVQWEVFERLFVGGRDGWARTEGHELYLIGDPKQAIYGFRGGDVHTYIEARDIILEGKREAVPLKQNFRSTPQVIGAYNAIFDQSAERAIDLGEGIDYAHPVSAGKGWFEAKLGEQNAPGVRVLNLTTSADKLGLPALRKGLANAIATRIRELIDARGTDRALRYREQEGGDFSGEVGPESIYVLCRKRAHGKFVADALREQGVPFAFLKMDGLFETQEARDIYDLLMALADPHDRSARVRAWMTPFFELRVGQLDNPGAITESDAIYRRLTGWARLAERRAYHKLFHELIEESGLLRRRLLLDVSERELTNYQHILELLAEDCTRERLSIDELAGRLMSYIEGRAKPEGEDVDQQRLEVESQAVQILTAHGSKGLQRGVVFLMPSFSEPVDPRRKDYRLRVVNEEGRPTQVRWMASTSGMPEGWEDTLFEQTCAEEHRLNYVALTRAELMLYLPYVDEDSPAYKPFKERNCNRDPYFDIIDRLTAIKNAGGKSAELLEWINVELDETPDSPDPEVAKKAIARLEIEGLEHLQEPQSDGALRKDLLERRWEVTSFSKLRGDGKEGYASNSDDSPEDARGDGNDDEDVEGAKVFPGGMATGNFVHGVLEDLPFARVRDVESVEAWQADEELREFFEVRRARTGASPRTLEPAMRAVYHTLLARVEMPVEGVPPIEALHLLDPAQIKTELEFLFPIPEPVTNAEGVSEIRRRFGDDVTVSGGFVKGFVDLLFGHEGKIYFADWKSNLLSNYDAASLRANVSANYAEQAHLYTLALCRVLDITTEAEYDARFGGLFYFYVRGMHPEHPGRGVYRARPSWEQILAFERSLFGRITRFKRGESPAEETPKSTIKTNAAAASEA, encoded by the coding sequence ATGGCGACGCTCTTTTATGAAAAACCCGAAGCGATTTCGCATCTTCAACGCGGCCGTCATGAGGTGATCGAGGCCAGCGCCGGCACGGGGAAGACCTATACGATTCAGCATATCGTGGTGGACCTGCTCTTGCGCCGAAAGCTCAGCGTGCAGGATGTGCTGATCGTGACGTTTACGCGGGCGGCCACCGGCGATCTGAAGAAAAAGGTCCGCGAGACGCTGCAGGAGCTCACCCGGGCGTACGCGACGCTTGAACCTGGTGAGGTGAAGACGCTGCGGGGCGGTCAGCTCGAAGAGGGAGCGCCGGCCGACCGCACCCATGTTGGGGCGATCGACGAAGAGGGCTTTAAGCGTTTGCGTCGCGCGCTGCGCACCTTTGATCAGGCTTCGATCTACACGATTCACGGCTTCTGTCAGCGCATTCTGGTGGAGCATGCCTTTGCCAACAAGCGCCTGCTAGAGCAGGAGCACGTCGATGGTGATCGTCTGATCAACCGCGCGATCTCGGAGGTGCTGCGCGAGGATGTTCCTGGCAATCCGGAGCTCTGGAAGTGGGTTCAGACGTTTTTGGGGGCGGGGAAGCAGATCGACGATCTGCGAAAGGCGTTGCGGATTTATGTGACGACCACTGGTGAGTATCTGCCAGGTTTCAATCGGGCAATCATCGAGGAGGAGCGCGCGCGGCTGGGCCAGGTGTTTGCCCGAACTGAGCTCGACGCGCTTTATCAATGTTTGGTCGATGCAGGTACTAATAAGCGGACGTGCACAAGTGTCGCGAGGACGCATCTTCCCCATGTGCTCGCGGGTTGGGAGGCGATGGAAGGGCGTCTGGCCGATGCGTTGCTCGAAGGGATCGAGGGAGACTTTAAAAAGGCGCTCGAGTACCTGCGAAAAGGTAATGGATGTGCCGCGTTGGACGTCGATCCGGATCTGCAGCAATCCATTCTCGACTTTTATGCGTTGTCCAAATCCGTGCCGAGCACCGAGATACTGGCAGTTCAGGCCCTTGGCCCCGTCGTCAAAGATCGCGTGGAAGCCATCAAGCAGGCCGAGGGGGTCTACACCTACGACGATATGCTCACGCTGGTGCGCGACACGCTGGCGAAGGATGGCGAGGAGGGGGAGCTGCTCAAGGTGCTGCGGGGACGCTTTAAAGTGGCGCTCATCGATGAGTTTCAGGACACCGACCAGGTGCAGTGGGAGGTTTTTGAGCGCCTCTTTGTGGGCGGCCGTGATGGGTGGGCCAGGACCGAGGGTCATGAGCTTTACCTGATCGGCGACCCGAAGCAGGCGATCTACGGGTTTCGCGGCGGGGATGTGCATACCTACATCGAGGCGCGGGACATCATCCTGGAAGGGAAGCGCGAGGCGGTGCCGCTCAAGCAGAACTTCCGCAGCACGCCGCAGGTGATCGGGGCGTACAACGCCATCTTTGATCAGTCTGCCGAGCGGGCCATCGACCTGGGAGAAGGCATCGACTACGCGCATCCGGTCAGCGCCGGTAAGGGCTGGTTTGAGGCGAAGCTCGGCGAGCAAAACGCCCCGGGGGTGCGGGTGCTCAACCTGACAACCAGCGCAGATAAATTGGGGCTTCCGGCGTTGCGGAAAGGGCTCGCCAACGCCATCGCCACGCGGATCCGCGAGCTCATCGACGCGCGCGGCACCGACCGGGCCCTGCGCTATCGCGAGCAGGAGGGTGGCGATTTCAGCGGGGAGGTGGGGCCGGAGTCGATCTACGTGCTCTGCCGCAAACGCGCTCATGGCAAGTTCGTGGCCGATGCGCTGCGCGAGCAGGGCGTGCCCTTTGCGTTTTTGAAGATGGACGGCCTCTTTGAGACCCAGGAGGCCCGCGACATCTACGACCTCTTGATGGCGCTTGCCGACCCGCACGACCGCAGCGCGCGGGTGCGCGCGTGGATGACGCCCTTCTTTGAACTTCGAGTCGGGCAGCTGGATAACCCCGGGGCGATCACCGAGTCCGACGCCATTTACCGTCGCCTCACCGGCTGGGCCAGACTGGCTGAGCGTCGCGCGTACCATAAGCTCTTTCACGAGCTGATCGAGGAGAGCGGGCTCTTGCGTCGTCGTCTTCTCCTCGACGTGAGCGAGCGCGAGCTCACCAACTACCAGCACATTCTCGAGCTACTCGCCGAGGACTGCACCCGCGAACGCCTGAGCATCGACGAGTTGGCCGGGCGCCTGATGAGCTACATCGAGGGGCGCGCCAAGCCGGAGGGAGAAGACGTGGATCAGCAGCGTCTGGAAGTTGAATCCCAGGCTGTGCAGATCCTCACCGCGCACGGCAGCAAGGGGCTGCAGCGCGGCGTGGTGTTTTTGATGCCCTCGTTCTCCGAGCCCGTGGATCCAAGGCGCAAGGATTATCGCCTTCGTGTGGTCAACGAGGAAGGACGCCCCACCCAGGTGCGTTGGATGGCGTCGACCTCCGGGATGCCTGAGGGATGGGAAGATACGCTCTTTGAGCAAACCTGCGCCGAGGAGCATCGCCTTAACTACGTCGCGCTCACACGCGCCGAGCTGATGCTCTATCTGCCGTATGTGGACGAAGACTCACCCGCGTACAAACCCTTCAAAGAGAGGAACTGCAACCGCGATCCCTACTTCGACATCATCGACCGCCTCACCGCCATCAAAAACGCCGGCGGCAAGAGCGCCGAGCTGCTGGAGTGGATCAACGTCGAGCTCGACGAGACGCCCGACTCTCCAGACCCGGAGGTGGCGAAAAAGGCCATCGCCAGATTGGAGATCGAGGGGTTGGAGCATCTTCAAGAGCCGCAGAGCGACGGCGCGCTGCGCAAAGATCTGCTGGAGCGCCGCTGGGAGGTGACCTCCTTCAGTAAGCTGCGCGGCGATGGCAAAGAGGGCTACGCCAGCAACTCCGATGACTCGCCAGAGGACGCCAGAGGCGACGGGAACGACGATGAGGACGTCGAGGGCGCGAAGGTGTTTCCGGGCGGGATGGCCACCGGTAACTTCGTGCACGGGGTGCTCGAAGACCTCCCCTTCGCCCGGGTGCGCGACGTTGAGAGCGTGGAGGCCTGGCAGGCCGATGAAGAGCTGCGGGAGTTTTTTGAGGTGCGGCGCGCCCGCACCGGAGCGAGCCCGCGTACGCTGGAGCCGGCGATGCGCGCGGTCTACCACACGCTGCTGGCCAGGGTGGAGATGCCCGTCGAGGGCGTGCCCCCCATTGAGGCGCTGCACCTTCTCGACCCGGCCCAGATCAAGACCGAGCTGGAGTTCCTCTTCCCCATCCCCGAGCCTGTGACCAACGCGGAGGGCGTCAGCGAGATTCGCCGGCGTTTTGGCGATGACGTGACCGTGAGCGGCGGCTTCGTCAAAGGGTTCGTCGACCTGCTCTTCGGGCACGAGGGCAAGATCTACTTTGCGGACTGGAAGTCGAACCTTTTGAGCAATTACGACGCCGCCTCGCTGCGCGCCAACGTGTCGGCCAACTACGCCGAGCAGGCCCACCTCTACACCCTGGCGCTCTGTCGGGTGCTCGATATCACCACGGAAGCCGAGTACGACGCGCGTTTTGGCGGGCTCTTCTATTTCTACGTGCGTGGCATGCACCCTGAGCACCCGGGCCGCGGCGTGTACCGAGCGCGCCCGAGCTGGGAGCAGATCCTGGCGTTTGAGCGCAGCCTCTTCGGGCGCATCACCCGCTTCAAACGTGGGGAGTCGCCGGCCGAGGAGACGCCGAAATCCACGATAAAGACCAACGCGGCAGCCGCCTCCGAGGCCTGA
- a CDS encoding exodeoxyribonuclease V subunit gamma, whose translation MLHVFQSDRVEDLVDGLVKVLDATSPEHPVERAFFEHRLVVPNANLKEYLTFQIAARRGVASNMRVETMETFLESLLPLDEQGEPRAQIAQSVTIERLLIELLSDGSLLQSPEMKPVLEFFEAAGDGDDAEVQLERRRFQLSRRVAALFREYGFSRRDMLKAWRSGALMVDADSTYAATERWQRRLWLELFKAGGKLEQARGEGPELVALTDVVSRFGYEALALPPFVHLVGFSYLPPFFNDVFGPLWDDEARNAAFYVLSPCLEEWGTVVLADDDPLVELGDESELLSGDELPLALTLWGGPGRDFHRMLLELSQGDLKTIAEREERPDDTLLQRLQRVIRDRADAREVRETSPPIDESQSLRFLACPSIQRECEIIASEIWELVTRREDLRFNDIAVVVQPGQRELYQTHLRAAFEATHGIPHNVIDIDASLSSPVLDAARQLFELPLGTFKRNELLNVLVHPAVVAKHPGADARQWVRWCDELNIFHGADRRDHEATYIRHDRFNWQQGLDRLVLGSFMTQPDAASPEALALGDSRYLPLETGHGEGDQVAALVALAQSLIVRSREVREERRPLAEWMAHFKELVRDFIGASGRGEERTLLRLHGELSSIARADRCPEVPVGYRTAYEFAMAALGSLEDRYGKYLADGVVVSSFKPMRPIPFEVVFVTGLGQGSFPAPTPPDSLDLREDKRRLSDVRPRDQDFYMFLETLMSTRAEMVLSWVGRDAQTGDALEPASVVLAMREMAESLEGREQVAARFVRHPLRRYDARYFPELSGEGQDDAALEVLPNHHREALAEAVVRKNRQALDRELPTGFRPTMVELAEGARAKAGDAYEELVGLTRWSEPAQEAESGERRRVVLQLRELGKFLQCPLQASARTRLRIYDEDNDDLIDAEDEPFEPEFLQRLMVMRATIHDALVAGDLGDAALKKHLRRRAELEELRGAFPSDLYFEAAITRCLNELGEWAEGVKKVTGSEAPPVRRIRIGAPRTRQDVAVGAPAEVEVHDVLRLVVDDPNAEGQELEIELHGEVMVVGEGQVVMDFHSSGEVKSKHFTHGAIEQVALAALGLGGAEPEVAAIIKKAKVSASKALVIQGQADALRYLSQLSTELIGDVHDYYLPVELVEKLVEAKTKEQPIDLDTFCEAIDPDTSSRNRVSTMYGPIKRWKDYKPPALEDIHAILERRYKMMWNALGGK comes from the coding sequence ATGTTGCATGTTTTTCAATCGGATCGGGTCGAGGACCTGGTTGATGGTCTGGTCAAAGTGCTGGATGCGACCTCGCCGGAACATCCGGTGGAGCGGGCGTTTTTTGAGCACCGTCTGGTGGTGCCCAACGCCAACCTCAAAGAGTATCTGACCTTCCAGATCGCCGCACGCCGAGGGGTGGCGAGCAACATGCGCGTGGAGACGATGGAGACCTTTCTGGAGAGTCTCCTTCCCCTCGATGAGCAGGGTGAGCCGCGGGCGCAGATCGCCCAGTCGGTGACGATTGAGCGCCTGCTTATTGAGCTATTGAGTGACGGGTCGCTCCTCCAGTCGCCGGAGATGAAACCGGTCCTCGAGTTCTTTGAGGCCGCCGGTGATGGGGACGATGCCGAGGTGCAGCTGGAGCGCCGGCGTTTTCAGCTCAGCCGCCGGGTTGCCGCGCTCTTTCGCGAGTACGGCTTCTCGCGTCGCGACATGCTCAAGGCCTGGCGCAGCGGAGCGCTGATGGTCGACGCCGACTCGACCTACGCGGCCACCGAGCGCTGGCAGCGTCGCCTCTGGCTCGAACTTTTCAAAGCCGGCGGCAAGCTGGAGCAGGCCCGTGGTGAGGGCCCGGAGCTTGTGGCGCTGACCGATGTGGTGTCGCGTTTCGGGTATGAGGCGCTCGCGCTTCCGCCTTTTGTGCACCTGGTCGGCTTTTCGTACCTGCCGCCCTTTTTCAACGATGTGTTCGGGCCGCTCTGGGATGATGAGGCCCGCAACGCGGCCTTTTACGTGCTCTCCCCCTGCCTGGAGGAGTGGGGCACGGTGGTGCTGGCCGACGACGATCCGCTGGTGGAGCTGGGCGACGAGAGCGAGCTCTTGAGCGGCGATGAGCTTCCGCTGGCGCTGACCCTCTGGGGCGGTCCGGGACGCGATTTTCATCGGATGTTGCTGGAGCTGAGCCAGGGGGATCTGAAGACGATCGCCGAGCGTGAGGAGCGCCCCGACGACACTCTTTTGCAGCGCCTCCAACGCGTGATCCGCGACCGCGCCGATGCCCGAGAGGTGCGCGAGACGTCGCCGCCGATCGACGAGTCGCAGAGCCTGCGTTTTCTGGCGTGTCCGAGCATCCAGCGCGAGTGCGAGATCATTGCCAGTGAGATCTGGGAGCTTGTGACTCGCCGCGAGGATCTGCGTTTTAATGACATCGCGGTGGTCGTGCAGCCGGGGCAGCGCGAGCTTTATCAGACGCACCTGCGCGCGGCCTTTGAGGCGACCCACGGCATCCCTCACAACGTCATCGACATCGACGCCTCGCTCTCGTCGCCGGTGCTCGACGCGGCGCGCCAGCTCTTTGAGCTGCCGCTGGGCACCTTTAAGCGCAACGAACTTCTCAACGTGCTCGTGCACCCGGCCGTGGTGGCCAAACATCCCGGGGCGGACGCGCGCCAGTGGGTGCGCTGGTGCGATGAGCTCAACATCTTCCACGGGGCCGACCGCCGCGATCATGAGGCGACCTATATTCGTCACGACCGCTTCAACTGGCAGCAGGGCCTCGATCGTCTGGTGCTCGGGAGCTTTATGACCCAGCCCGACGCCGCAAGCCCCGAGGCGCTGGCGCTGGGCGACTCGCGCTACCTGCCGCTGGAGACGGGGCACGGGGAGGGCGACCAGGTGGCAGCGCTTGTGGCGCTGGCGCAGTCGTTGATTGTGCGCTCGCGGGAGGTGCGCGAAGAGCGGCGCCCGCTGGCGGAGTGGATGGCGCATTTTAAGGAGCTGGTTCGCGACTTTATCGGCGCGAGCGGGCGGGGGGAGGAGCGCACGCTTTTGCGCCTTCATGGCGAGTTGTCGAGCATCGCGCGGGCCGACCGCTGCCCCGAGGTGCCGGTGGGTTACCGCACGGCCTATGAGTTTGCGATGGCCGCGCTGGGCAGCCTCGAAGATCGTTATGGCAAGTACCTGGCAGACGGCGTGGTGGTCTCATCGTTTAAGCCGATGCGGCCGATTCCCTTCGAGGTCGTCTTTGTGACGGGGCTGGGGCAGGGGAGTTTCCCGGCGCCGACGCCGCCCGACTCGCTGGATCTGCGCGAGGATAAGCGGCGATTGAGCGATGTGCGCCCGCGCGACCAGGATTTTTATATGTTTCTGGAGACGCTGATGTCGACGCGCGCCGAGATGGTGCTCTCCTGGGTGGGGCGAGATGCGCAGACGGGCGATGCGCTGGAGCCGGCCTCGGTGGTGCTGGCGATGCGCGAGATGGCGGAGTCGCTGGAGGGCAGGGAGCAGGTCGCTGCGCGTTTTGTGCGCCATCCGCTGCGCCGCTACGACGCGCGGTATTTTCCAGAACTCAGCGGCGAAGGTCAGGACGATGCGGCGCTGGAGGTGTTGCCCAACCACCACCGCGAGGCCCTGGCCGAGGCGGTGGTGCGCAAGAACCGCCAGGCGCTCGACAGGGAACTTCCCACGGGCTTTCGGCCCACGATGGTGGAGCTGGCCGAGGGGGCGCGCGCAAAGGCTGGCGACGCGTATGAGGAGCTCGTAGGCCTGACCCGTTGGAGCGAGCCTGCGCAGGAGGCGGAGTCTGGCGAGCGTCGGCGCGTGGTGCTGCAGCTGCGCGAGCTCGGCAAGTTTTTGCAGTGTCCGTTGCAGGCGTCGGCCCGCACGCGGCTGCGTATCTACGATGAAGACAACGACGACCTCATCGACGCCGAAGACGAGCCCTTTGAGCCCGAGTTTCTGCAGCGGCTGATGGTGATGCGCGCCACGATCCACGACGCGCTGGTCGCCGGCGACTTAGGTGACGCGGCGCTGAAGAAACATCTTCGCCGGCGCGCGGAGCTGGAGGAGCTGCGTGGGGCGTTTCCCTCCGATCTCTATTTTGAGGCGGCGATCACCCGCTGCCTCAACGAGCTTGGCGAGTGGGCCGAGGGCGTGAAGAAGGTCACCGGCAGCGAGGCCCCGCCGGTGCGGCGCATCCGCATCGGGGCGCCCCGCACCCGCCAGGATGTTGCGGTCGGAGCGCCGGCCGAGGTCGAGGTGCACGACGTGCTGCGCCTGGTCGTCGACGACCCCAACGCCGAGGGCCAGGAGCTTGAGATCGAGCTGCATGGCGAGGTGATGGTGGTCGGGGAGGGGCAGGTTGTGATGGATTTTCATTCCAGTGGTGAAGTGAAGTCAAAACACTTTACGCATGGTGCGATTGAGCAGGTGGCGCTTGCTGCGTTGGGGTTGGGGGGAGCGGAGCCTGAAGTGGCCGCCATTATTAAAAAGGCAAAAGTATCAGCATCGAAAGCACTGGTGATTCAGGGTCAGGCCGACGCGCTGCGGTATTTGAGTCAGCTTAGTACCGAACTGATTGGCGACGTGCATGACTACTATCTGCCGGTAGAGCTGGTCGAAAAGCTCGTCGAAGCAAAAACCAAAGAGCAGCCGATCGATCTGGATACGTTTTGCGAAGCCATCGATCCTGATACGTCGAGCCGAAATAGAGTGTCGACGATGTATGGTCCGATAAAGCGCTGGAAGGACTACAAACCACCGGCGCTGGAAGACATTCATGCGATTCTGGAACGTCGCTACAAAATGATGTGGAACGCGCTGGGAGGTAAATGA
- a CDS encoding ribonuclease H-like domain-containing protein yields MSSRFRNRLERLHGAHQRGRESTSGPSGVFEAGAPGEGEVHQVKGESSPDTGGFDDSGERAEGPSGSIVRKASSTRASRGVASARHRSSGGARRSRRQSSSGGARPAASTQGAASAQRKDRYNQNTPNEKNWGQWGAENQGEFWLLREEVPPGEVHGRFEVGACREIDHRLISKVDPGCPGVRPEGLLYMDTETSGLGQGALAFCVGIGFWAGERFVVEQLLLDGSDAAGERAMLAYFANMLRERHLLVTFNGRRFDVPLLARRYARHQLSDPFGGRQHLDLLPTARRHFVGRKRYKLSSLEEDILDFHRVDDVPGREIPALWERFVAGEVVPKMGGMLEHNRHDIVSMAALLAAQIEAVGGVSIREASANAARRRSASGAVRAGERESETGGGDFGRASSGGSKVSEVASRLERTYRLRSSFSESSGRSSEGGGLSAERPNGRMNAGDGTTVGRTSARHDGADRAGEGRPSSARSVDEDRDPGSGEGEDPNVKERVRSLRAAARAMIDAQLFHQAAPTLFELVALAPDDRFGLQMLARYYRQAGEAQLAGVMEARFRSAGGG; encoded by the coding sequence ATGTCGAGCAGGTTTCGAAATCGGCTGGAGCGTCTGCATGGCGCGCATCAGCGGGGGCGAGAGAGTACGTCGGGGCCCAGCGGGGTGTTTGAGGCCGGCGCGCCTGGCGAGGGGGAGGTGCACCAGGTGAAGGGGGAAAGCTCCCCGGATACGGGTGGTTTCGATGATTCGGGAGAGCGCGCCGAGGGGCCTTCGGGGTCGATCGTGCGCAAAGCGTCGTCGACGAGAGCGTCGCGGGGAGTGGCGAGCGCGCGACACAGGAGTTCGGGAGGAGCTCGGCGGTCGCGTCGTCAGAGTTCGTCGGGAGGGGCGCGGCCGGCCGCATCGACACAGGGAGCGGCATCGGCTCAGAGAAAGGATCGCTACAATCAAAACACCCCGAACGAAAAAAATTGGGGGCAGTGGGGGGCGGAGAATCAGGGGGAGTTCTGGCTTCTGCGCGAGGAGGTGCCGCCGGGGGAGGTGCACGGGCGTTTTGAGGTGGGGGCGTGTCGGGAGATCGACCATCGTCTGATTTCAAAGGTCGATCCGGGCTGCCCGGGCGTGCGGCCGGAGGGGCTGCTCTATATGGACACCGAGACCAGCGGGCTGGGGCAGGGGGCGCTGGCCTTTTGTGTGGGCATCGGGTTCTGGGCTGGCGAGCGCTTTGTGGTGGAGCAGCTTCTGCTCGATGGCAGCGACGCGGCCGGGGAGCGGGCGATGCTTGCGTATTTCGCAAACATGCTGCGGGAGCGGCACCTGCTGGTGACCTTTAACGGGCGGCGTTTTGATGTGCCGCTGCTCGCGCGCCGGTACGCGCGCCACCAGCTGAGCGATCCTTTCGGGGGGCGTCAGCATCTGGATTTGTTGCCCACGGCCCGGCGGCATTTTGTGGGGCGAAAGCGCTACAAACTCTCCAGCCTGGAGGAGGATATTCTCGATTTTCACCGGGTGGATGATGTACCGGGGCGAGAGATTCCGGCGTTGTGGGAGCGCTTCGTGGCGGGGGAGGTGGTGCCGAAGATGGGGGGGATGCTGGAGCATAATCGCCACGATATCGTCTCGATGGCTGCGCTGTTGGCCGCGCAGATCGAGGCGGTGGGCGGTGTTTCGATCAGGGAGGCTTCGGCAAACGCGGCGAGGAGGCGGAGCGCTTCGGGGGCAGTGCGGGCTGGAGAGCGTGAGTCGGAGACGGGCGGGGGGGATTTTGGGCGAGCGTCGTCGGGGGGCTCAAAGGTCAGTGAAGTGGCGAGTCGGCTGGAGCGGACCTACCGGCTGAGGTCGAGTTTTTCGGAGAGTTCGGGGCGGAGCTCAGAAGGTGGCGGGCTGAGCGCTGAAAGGCCGAACGGGCGCATGAATGCTGGCGATGGTACGACCGTGGGTCGGACATCGGCGCGCCATGATGGCGCGGATCGTGCGGGCGAAGGGCGCCCGTCGTCGGCGAGGAGCGTCGATGAGGATCGGGACCCGGGGTCGGGCGAAGGGGAGGACCCGAACGTGAAGGAGAGGGTGCGCTCGTTGAGGGCGGCGGCGCGTGCGATGATCGACGCGCAGCTCTTTCATCAGGCCGCGCCCACGCTCTTTGAGCTGGTGGCGCTGGCACCCGACGATCGTTTCGGGCTGCAGATGCTCGCGCGCTATTACCGCCAGGCCGGTGAGGCGCAGCTTGCCGGAGTGATGGAGGCGCGCTTTCGGAGCGCCGGGGGTGGCTGA
- a CDS encoding phosphopentomutase: MEKRAVLIVLDSVGVGELPDAADYGDVGSHTLGHIAEVISDFEMPNMRALGLGNIEGIPQIPPVEAPSAHYGRMAEKAHGKDTATGHWEFVGIIPDEPFRTFPDGFTDDILQEFIAKTGVPGVLGNRAASGTVIIKELGQEHIQTGKPIVYTSADPVFQIAAHEDVVPLETLYRWCEIAYDIVVPRGQSRVIARPFVGEFPEFKRTPNRKDYTLPPPDETVLDRLQAAGVRTTGIGKIGNIYAHQGLSDEFKSTSNDHGVELTIECIKDRKGLIFTNLVDFDALYGHRRNPRGYADALMTFDRQLPSIIEALDEGDLLIITADHGNDPTYPGTDHTREYVPLIIVEKGRTEPGRPLGTRASFADIGATLAAYFGIDWEVGEAMALG, encoded by the coding sequence CTGGAAAAACGCGCCGTTCTCATCGTTCTGGACTCCGTTGGCGTGGGCGAACTGCCCGACGCAGCCGACTACGGCGACGTGGGCTCCCACACGCTGGGGCATATCGCCGAGGTCATCAGCGATTTTGAGATGCCCAATATGCGCGCGCTGGGCCTGGGCAATATCGAGGGCATCCCGCAGATTCCCCCGGTTGAGGCCCCCTCGGCCCACTACGGGCGCATGGCCGAAAAAGCCCACGGCAAAGACACCGCCACCGGCCACTGGGAGTTTGTGGGCATCATCCCCGACGAGCCTTTTCGCACCTTCCCGGATGGTTTCACCGACGACATCCTCCAGGAATTCATCGCAAAAACCGGCGTACCCGGCGTGCTGGGAAACCGCGCGGCCAGCGGCACCGTGATCATCAAAGAGCTCGGCCAGGAGCATATCCAGACCGGCAAGCCCATCGTCTACACCTCGGCCGACCCGGTCTTCCAGATCGCCGCCCACGAAGACGTCGTGCCCCTGGAGACCCTCTACAGGTGGTGCGAGATCGCCTACGACATCGTCGTTCCCCGCGGCCAGTCCCGGGTGATCGCGCGGCCCTTTGTCGGCGAGTTTCCCGAGTTTAAGCGCACGCCCAATCGCAAGGATTATACGCTGCCGCCGCCCGACGAGACGGTGCTCGACCGCCTGCAGGCCGCCGGCGTGCGCACCACCGGCATCGGCAAAATCGGCAACATCTACGCCCACCAGGGCTTGAGCGACGAGTTCAAGAGCACCTCCAACGATCACGGCGTCGAGCTCACCATCGAGTGCATCAAGGATCGCAAGGGGCTGATCTTTACCAACCTCGTCGACTTCGACGCCCTCTACGGCCACCGCCGCAACCCCCGCGGCTACGCCGACGCCCTGATGACCTTTGACCGCCAGCTCCCCTCGATCATCGAGGCCCTCGACGAGGGCGATCTGCTGATCATCACCGCCGACCACGGCAACGATCCCACCTACCCGGGCACCGACCACACCCGGGAGTACGTGCCCCTGATCATCGTCGAAAAAGGCCGCACCGAGCCGGGCCGTCCGCTGGGCACACGCGCCTCGTTTGCCGACATCGGCGCCACGCTTGCCGCCTACTTTGGCATCGACTGGGAGGTCGGCGAGGCGATGGCATTGGGGTGA
- a CDS encoding RNA polymerase sigma factor has product MRHHPDGAIAELMRHWERWVGLAARSLQARADAEDAVQQALVRAAEQLHTLDDPDKLEGWFATIVRRQAIDQLRRRSRDAHKRRRLAIEPAPQAYRAPDDLDPTCACGIDALEDLSPAYAEILTRVILNDEAVQDAADALGISDTNASVRLHRARKALRQELLERCGTTSTRECLSCGCA; this is encoded by the coding sequence ATGAGACACCACCCCGACGGAGCCATCGCCGAGTTGATGCGCCACTGGGAGCGCTGGGTGGGGCTGGCCGCGCGCAGCCTTCAAGCGCGCGCCGACGCCGAGGACGCCGTCCAGCAGGCGTTGGTGCGCGCGGCCGAGCAGCTTCACACCCTCGACGACCCCGACAAGCTCGAAGGCTGGTTCGCCACCATCGTGCGCCGCCAGGCCATCGACCAGCTCCGGCGCAGGAGCCGCGACGCCCACAAACGCCGCCGCCTGGCCATTGAGCCCGCCCCTCAAGCCTACCGCGCCCCGGACGATCTCGACCCCACCTGCGCCTGCGGCATCGACGCGCTTGAAGATCTCTCCCCGGCCTACGCCGAGATTCTCACCCGCGTGATCCTCAACGACGAGGCCGTCCAGGACGCCGCCGACGCCCTGGGCATCAGCGACACCAACGCATCGGTGCGCCTGCACCGCGCCCGAAAGGCCCTGCGTCAGGAGCTTTTGGAGCGCTGCGGCACCACCTCCACCCGCGAATGTTTGAGCTGCGGCTGCGCCTGA